CTATAGCAAAAGCAAGGTCTGAAGAGTCTACCTCATGATAACTTCCATCAACCAGCCTTACTTTAACATCTATTACTGGATAACCTGCCAAAACCCCTTCGTTTGTAGCCTCTCTTACACCTCTTTCTACCGCAGGTATAAATTCCTTAGGGATAACACCACCAACTATCTCAGAAACAAACTCAAAACCTTTACCAGGGTTTGGTTCAACTATAAGCTTAACATGTCCATATTGACCCCTACCACCAGTTTGCCTTATATATTTGCCTTCTGCCTCCGAGACAGCAGTTATGGTTTCTTTATAAGCTACCTCTGGCCTTCCAACGTTAACCCCTACCTTAAATTCTCTGATCAATCTATCTACGATAATCTCTAAATGAAGCTCTCCCATACCCCAGATAAGAGTTTGTCCTGTCTCATGGTTAACCGTAACCCTAAAGGAAGGATCTTCTATGGCAAGTTTCTGAAGAGCAATGGAAAGCTTTTCTTGGTCAGCCTTGGTCTTAGGCTCTACAGCTACCGAAATAACTGGTTCAGGAATTTCTAATTTCTCAAGCTCTATAGGATGAACTTCATCACATAAAGTATCACCTGTAGTGGTAACCCTTAATCCTATTGCAGCTACAATATCTCCTGCAAACGCCCCAGAGATTTCTTCTCTCTGGTTAGCATGCATTCTTACTAAACGCCCTATTCTTTCCTTTTTTCGTTTAGTAGAATTATAAACAGACATACCACTCTCAAGTCTCCCTGAATAAATCCTAAGAAAGGTAAGAGTCCCTATATAAGGATCTGTCATAATCTTAAAAGCTAAAGCAGAAAGAGGTGCATCAGGGTCTGTAGGCCTTTCCTCAACCTCGCCGGTATTTGGATTAACACCCTTTACAGAAGGGATATCTATAGGAGATGGTAAATAATCTATAATAGCATCAAGAAGAGGCTGAATCCCTTTATTTTTAAAAGCTGAGCCACACAAAACTGGGACAGCTTTAAAATTGATAGTAGCCTCTCTTACTGCCTTTCTAATCTCCTCTGCACTAATCTCCTTACCTTCCAAGTATTTTTCCATGATTTCATCGTTTATATCAGCTAAAGCTTCAAGCATTTTAATCCTGTATTCCTCAGCCTTATCCTTTAAAGAGGACGGAATTTCCTCATAATGATATTTTGCTCCCAAAGTTTCCTCTTCCCAAATAATAGCTTTCATCTCTATCAAATCAACCACACCTACAAAACTATCTTCAGCACCAATAGGTATTTGCAAAGGAAGAGGGTTAGCCCCAAGCTTTTGTTTAATCTGTTCGATCACACCTTCAAAATTAGCACCAAGCCTGTCCATCTTATTTATAAATGCTATCCGAGGAACTTTATATTTGTTTGCCTGCCTCCAAACAGTTTCAGACTGAGGTTGAACCCCACCTACAGCACAAAAAATAACCACCGCACCGTCAAGAACTCTTAAACTTCTTTCAACCTCTATAGTAAAATCTACGTGCCCAGGAGTATCAATAATGTTTATCCTATGACCTCTCCAGAAAGTGGTAGTACAAGCAGAAGTAATAGTAATGCCCCTCTCCTGTTCCTGGATCATAAAGTCCATCGTAGCGGTTCCTTCATGAACCTCACCTATCTTGTAGGTCTTACCAGTGTAATAAAGCACTCTTTCAGTAGTGGTAGTTTTACCAGCATCTATATGAGCTACAAATCCTATATTTCTGGTTGTTTTCAATATTTTCAACTCTTCAGGCGTCATTTCCCTCACCCTATATCTTATTTTTCAAATTTTTCAAAAAAAAATAAAATAACTCACCTTAAAATTGGCTATCAAAAATTACCAGAAAAGCTATTTACCAACGATAATGTGCAAAAACCCTATTAGACTCAGCCATACGATGAGTATCGTCTCTTTTCTTAATGGCTGCTCCTCTTTCGTTATAAGCGTCCCAAAGCTCGTTAGCCAACCTTTCTACCATGGTCTTTTCACTACGAGCACGCGCAGCATTGATTATCCATTTAATAGCCAAAGAAATCTGTCTTTCTGGCCTCACCTCTACTGGAACTTGATAGTTAGCACCCCCAACCCTACGACTACGGGTTTCTATAAGAGGTTTAACATTCTCTACAGCTTTTTCAAATATTTTTAAAGGATCTTCTCCACCAGATTTTTCTCTCAACCTTTCTAAAGCCTCATAAAAGATCTTTCTTGCTACATTTTTTTTACCATCTTTCATTAAATTATTTATAAACTTAGCCACCAAAACACTTCCATACTTAGGATCTGGAGGAATCTCTCTTTTAGGCACTGGTCCTTTGCGTGGCATACCAAATCTCCTCTTTCACTTTATTTAGGCCTTGGAGTTCCATATTTAGAACGAGATTTTTTCCTGTTCTGAACCCCAGCCGCATCCAAAGCACCTCTTATAATCTTATACCTAACACCAGGCAAGTCTCTTACACGTCCGCCTCTCACAAGAACCACAGAGTGCTCTTGAAGGTTATGGCCTATACCTGGAATATAAGCAGTAATCTCAATTCCATTGGTCAAACGAACCCTTGCCACCTTTCTCAAAGCTGAGTTTGGTTTTTTAGGAGTTACTGTATAAACCCTAACGCAAACCCCTCTTTTTTGAGGGCATCCTTGCAAAGCAGGAGACTTTGACCTTTTAACCTTTTTTTCTCTACCTAATCTAACTAACTGGTTGATTGTAGGCATATCCTCCCTCTGCAACCTTTTAAAATTTAAAATGACAAGCCCTTTATATACTCCCTTTTTCTCTTCTTGTCAAGAGGCTTAAAAAACAAAAGCCTAAAAAAACAACTTTAACAAGTGGTGATTTACTATTATATCATCTTTTAAAAATTTGTTAAGGTCTTTTGAAAAAAGTAAAAAATATTTTAATATTGTTTTATGGGTTTTGATTATACACCTCTTGCAGAAAAATTAAAACCAAAAAGTTGGGAAGATTTTGTAGGTCAATCCCATCTGGTAGGAGAAAAAGGTTTATTAAAAATTTTAATCTCTCAGGGTAAACCTTTTTCTTTTATTCTTTGGGGACCTCCCGGGGTAGGCAAAACCTCTTTGGCCTTTCTGGTAGGTCAAACTTTGAAAGCAGAATTTATAGTAGTAAGCGCTGTAGATACTACAGTTAAAGACCTAAAAGACATCATATCTAAGGCTAAACAGCTCAAAGGGCTAAACAAACCTACCCTGCTTTTTATAGACGAAATCCATAGGTTTAACAAAACCCAACAGTCTTTTCTTTTGCCTTATCTAGAAAAGGGGGACATCTTCCTCATAGGGGCAACTACTGAAAATCCATCGTTTGAGTTAATACCTCCTCTTCTTTCCAGAGTAAAAACCTTTATTTTAAATCCTCTTTCTAAGGACGAAATTCTTTTAATACTTAAAAGAGGGTTAGAGCGGGTTCTTTCTGAGACTAAAGAAGAATTAATCGTAGAACCTGAGGTGTTAGAAAAAATTGCTGAGGCAAGCGGTGGAGACGCAAGATCAGCCTTAAATTTACTTGAGTTATCATTAGAACTAACTAAGGCTTATGGGAAAAAGGTTTTATCTCTAAAAGATTTAAAAGAAGAACTTCTTTTTAAACCTATAAAATACGATAAAGCAGGAGAAGAACATTATAATCTGATATCTGCATTTCATAAAAGTATGCGCGGAAGCGACCCAGATGCTACTGTTTATTGGCTTGCAAGGATGCTCAAATCTGGAGAAGACCCTCTTTATATAGCAAGAAGGATTATAATTTGTGCGGCTGAGGATGTAGGGCTTGCCGACCCTATGGCCTTGGTGGTAGCGGTTGCGGCAAAAGAGGCCTTTGAGTTTTTAGGCCAACCTGAAGGGGAGTTGGCTTTGGCAGAGGCAGCCATATATGTGGCCAGTGCTCCGAAAAGCAACTCTGTCTATCGCGCCTTAAATGATTGCTATGAAGAGATAGACAGATCTAAGGAACTACCTGTCCCTCTACATCTAAGAAATCCTGTTACCCGTCTCCTTAAAAACTTAGGTTATGGAAAAGACTATAAATATGCCCATGACTATAAAGAGGGTTTTGTTTTTCAATCTTACTTACCAGAGGACATAAAGCACAAACAGTTTTACTTCCCTTCAGACCGAGGAATTGAAAAGAAAATTAAGGAACGCTTAAAAATCCTTTGGAAAGGGTTTAAAATCTACGATAAATAACTTAATTTTGAGAAAAAACATACCAAACCGTGTGCTTATAAGGGTCTACAAAGTTTTTCTTCAATATCCCTTGAGGGATCTTTTCTTCAGAAATTATATTGTATCCTTGGTTTAAAAGGTTTGATAGGTCTTCTTCAGTGGTTAAAACTTTAACCGGAGATGAGGCATAAAAGATGATAACAGGATTTTCCTTTTGCCAAAAGGCTAACCTACCTTGAATGATTTCTTTTTTGATGACGTGCAGTTGATATGAAATCTGGTTTGAATTGTAGAAGGCTATCGTTCCAAGAAAGATCAAGTTTATCAAAACTAAACCTAACAAAAACTTTTTTAAACCCAAAAGAAAAGACATGGAGAAGTTTTCAACGAAAATTTTAGAGAAAATTATAGCCCAGAAAGGATAGACCCAAAGGAGATATTTATCAAACTTTTTCCCGGTAAAACTTAACAAAAATACAGGGATTATGGCCACGGTCGACAAGAAAAAAACTTCCTTGTTTTGTATAAGCTTGTACCAAATTTCCTTTGCTTTTTCTTTATGGTAGGCTTTTTGTTTCCAAATTAGATAGAAAAGGAAGATAAAACAAAACCAAAAATTAAGAAAGAGATGCTTAAAGTAATAATACCAAGGATCTCTAGCTTGATCAAGCAGACGAGTTTTAACGTCAGTATCTAAAAACTCTTTAAATATTTCTTTTCCAAAAGCTACATATCCATAACTATACCAACCTAAAGAAGGAATGAGTAGTATTAACCAGCCCAAGGGATTTAACAAAAGTTTGAAAACCTTTTTATCTTTGGTTAACAAACCATAAACAAGAAGCCCTGGAAGATAAAAAAAGTTTAAAGGACCTCTGGTTAAAACACCTGCCGTTAGAAACACATAAAAAAGATATTGATAAATCCTTTTAGGGGCCACAAATAAATAAAGGTAGGAAAAATAAAACATCAAAAAAGAGAATAAAACAAACAAAGGTTCTATATCTACCCTGTTGAAAAAAGAAAGAAAACGCAGATTAGCTAAAAGCATGATTAAAGAAAAAAAGGCAGACTGCCAATCTTTATTAAAGAACTTTATAAATAGCAAAAATAAGATTATATAACAAACCACCGAAAAACATCTCAAACCAAAAATCAGGTTATCCGGGTTAGAAGAAAAGGGTTTACTCCAAACTGAAGCTATCCATGTATAGAGCGGAGGTTTTGTAAAATAAGGTTCTCCGTTATAGGTTTGAAAAATTTTAAAATCTTTTACGGTTTCTTTGACTAAAATGGCTCTTCTTAACTCTTGATACGATGAAGGAGGTTGAAAAAAGGAAAAGACCAAAAAAGAAAGTGTCGTAAGAAATAAAACCAGAAAAACTTGAGTTTTTAAGTTCATAATGCCTTTACAAGAAAATTTTTAGGTATATTTTAGTATAGGTTTATTTATTTTAAAGTGAGGAAAAAGATGAAAGTTAAATTGGCTATTGTAGGCTGTGGGAAGGCAGCAGAAAGGCATCTAAAGATCTATCAAGCTTTGCAAGAAGAAGTAGAGGTGGTTGCGGTCTCTGATGTAGTACCAGAGAGAGCCAAAAAATTTGCTGAGTCTCTTTCTGCTAAACCATATACCGATTATCAAGAAATGCTTAGCAAAGAAAACATAGAAGTAGTAGACCTTTGTCTTCCTTCCGGCATGCATGCTGAAGTAGGAGAGATTATTCTTGAAAAATTTGGGAAACATCTTTTGGTAGAAAAACCTCTGGCTCTTACCCTTAAAGATGCCGAACGTTTGGTTAATCTAGCTCAAAAGAAACAGCTTAAACTGGTTACCATTTTTCAAAATCGGGCTAACCTTCCTGTACAAAAGCTAAAAGAAGCTTTATCTAAAAATCTTTTAGGAACTCCTGTTTTATTTTCTGCTAAATTTTACTGGAGTAGAGACCAAAGATATTATGACTCTGCTGCCTGGAGAGGAACTTGGGCCTTTGATGGAGGAGCTTTGGCTCAGCAAGGATGTCATTTTGTAGACATGCTTTATTACTTAGGAGGTCCTATAGAGAGTGTTTTTGCTAAAATGGGGACCTACTTGGTAAATATAGAAGCAGAAGACCTTTTAGTTGGTGTATTAAAATTTAAGAACGGGGCCTTAGGTACGATTGAGGCTACCACATGTTCTCGTCCTAAAGACTTAAAGGCTGAATTGGTAGTGTTGGCAGAAAAAGGTTCAGCTGTGATCGGTGGTTTTGCTATGAACAGATTAGACCATTTAGCCATCGATGGGGTAGAAAACATAGAAGATTTTGTCTCAGGTTTTGAAAAAAATCCTGACCATCCCTTAGGATGGTCTCATTTCACCTACTTAAAGTCTGCGATAAAATATTTTAGCAATTCTGAAAAAGATCCTTGGTTGGTGGTTGGAGAAGAGGCCATACCTTCATTAGAAGCTATCATCGGTCTTTATGAATCAGCAGAAACAGGAAAAGAAATAAAATTCCCTTTTGAACCTATAGCTTGTAAATTAGGGAAAAAATTTCCATAAGGGGTTTAAGATGAAAAAAATTCCTCTTTTAGACTTAAAAAGATCTTGGGAAGAGATAAGACAAGAAGTATACCAGGGGTGGGAAGAAGTTTTTAGTTCTATGCAGATTTTAAACGGAAAGTATTTGCAGGAGTTTGAGAAAAATTGGGCTGAATATTTAGGGGTGAAATATGCCTTTGGGTGTAGTTGCGGAAGCACGGCCTTACTTATGGCTCTTATAGCTTGTGGTATTGGAAAAGGGGATGAGGTTTTACTTCAAGCCAATGCGTTTATCGCAGACTTAGAGGTTATTCACTGGGTAGGAGCCACACCTGTATTAGTAGAAGTAGACCCTAAGACCTTTGGTCCCGATTTAAATGACCTTTATCTTAAATTAACCCCTAAAACCAAGGCCTTGATACTGGTTCATATGTATGGACATCCTGCAGAGATGGATGAAATACTTGATTTTTGTGAAAAATATGGAGTTATCCTTATAGAGGATGCTTCTCATGCTCATGGGGCAACCTATAAAGGTAAAAAAGTAGGAACTTTTGGGAAAGTAGGGTGTTTTAGCTGTGGTCCTGTTAAAAACCTTAACTGTATAGGAGATGGAGGAGCTGTAGTTACCAACGATGATGAATTAGCTTTTAAACTTAAGTTTCTAAGGGTGCATGGACAGGTAGAAAAAAACCATTCTCATTTTTTTGGATTTAACTCAAGACTTGATGAACTTCAGGCTGTCATTCTTAATGCAAGACTTAAAACTTTAGACAAAAAAAATGAGAAAAGAAGAGAGATAGCTAAAAAATACCACGAAGGGCTTTCTGACCTTAAAAACCTTATTTTACCTCCCCTTGACCCCGAATACAAACAAAGTGTTTATCATAGGTATGTAATAAGAACTCCTTTTAGAGATGAGTTAGTCTCTTTTTTAAAAGAAAAAGGTGTAGGAACAGGGTATTATTATCCTATTCCTTTACACTTACATAAAAGTTATCAAATCACCTATCAGAAATCTTTTAGCCTTCCTGTAGCAGAAAGACTAGCCAAAGAATCACTTGCTATTCCTATGTATCCTGAGTTAACTGATGAAGAAATAGACTATGTTATAAGCTGTATAAGGGAATTTTTCCAGAAATAAGGATAGCTTATGAAGATTTCGCTTGTTATACCTGTGCATAACGAGGAAGGAAACGTTCCTATAGTTTATCAAGAAGCTAAAACTGTTCTTGAAACCCTTAAAGCTAAAGGGTATCAATACGAAATCATCTTTGTAAACGACGGGAGCACAGACAGGACTTTAGAAATCCTTAAAGAATTAAAAAAAAAAGATCCTTTTTTAAGAATACTGAACATGGATCGCAACCGTGGAGAAGCAGCGGGTCTCACTGCAGGCTTTCAAAAAGCTACCGGAGATATTATCGTTTCTATGGACGGAGACGGACAAAACGACCCTAAGTATATCGTAGATCTAATAGAGAAGATAGAAACAGGTTATAAGGTAGTCACTGGTTTCAGGTTAAAAAGAAAGGAAAATTTTTGGATAAGAGTTCTTCCGTCAAAAATAGCCAATTGGTTAATTAGTATTTTTACAGGGTTAAAAGTACGGGATAATGGATGCTCGTTAAAGGCCTATCTTTCACCTATACCCAAAAAATATCAAATACCCCATGGTTTTCACAGGTTTTTACCAGCTCTCTTTGGGATTAAAAACGAAGAAGTATGTGAGATACCTATAATTGACCGTCCAAGGATATATGGAAAATCCCATTATAACTTAAAACGAACCTTTGAGGTAGTAAGAGAACTTCTTACCATCCCCTTTGTGCTTAGAAATGCATGTTTTTATGAAAAATTTTTTAAAATTAACTTTTGGGTCTCGATAGGTGTAGGGATAATACTATTGTTTTTAGCTATAAAGGTTTCTCCTAAATTTTGGGTCTTAGAATTTTTTAACTTAGGCTATACCTCTATTTCTTATTTAATCTGGAAAAACTTAGCTCGATTTAACCAGGCTCAAAAAGAAGGTGTTTTTCAGGTAGAAGAAATTTAAAAACCTGGTAAAATTGTCCTATCTAAATAGATTTTTAAGGGAGGGGTAAAAACAATGTCATTTTTAAAAACAGTGGACCCTGATATCTGGGAACTAATACAAAAAGAAAGAGACAGACAAGAATATCAGCTTGAGATGATAGCTTCTGAAAACTTAGCCCATGAAGCTATCATGGAGGCAGAAGGTTCTTATTTGATGAACAAATATGCTGAGGGATATCCAGAGGCTCGTTATTACGGAGGGTGTACTTATGTAGATGAGGTGGAAAAACTTGCCATAGAGAGAGTAAAGATGCTTTTTGGGGCTGAGCATGCTAACGTACAACCCCATTCTGGTACTCAGGCTAACATGGCTGTATATTTTGCTGTATTAAACCCTGGAGATACCATACTTTCGATGAACCTCTCACATGGAGGCCATCTTTCTCACGGAGCTGCTGTTAATTTTTCTGGGAAACTTTACAAAATCGTTCATTATGGTGTATCAAGGGAAACTGAAACCATCGACTACGAAGAGGTAAGAAGGTTAGCCCTTGAACATAGGCCTAAACTCATAGTGGCAGGAGCTAGTGCTTATCCCAGAACCATAGACTTTGAAGCTTTCTATCAGATAGCCCAGGAAGTAGGGGCTTTCTTGATGGTAGACATGGCGCATATCGCGGGTTTAGTAGCCGCAGGTATCCACCCTTCGCCCCTTCCTTATGCTGATTTTGTGACCTCAACCACCCATAAAACCTTAAGAGGACCAAGAGGTGGATTTATTCTTTGTAAAGAAAAGTTTGCAAAAATCATAGATAAAACGGTTTTTCCAGGTATACAAGGTGGTCCTCACATGAACGTAATAGCTGCTAAAGCTGTTTGTTTTAAACAGGCCTTAGAGCCTGAGTTTAAATCCTACCAACAACAAGTGGTTAAAAACGCTAAAACTATAGCGGAAGTGTTTAAAGCTGAAGGTTTTAGGATTGTTACTGGTGGTACAGATAATCATTTGATTTTGGTAGATGTTTCGGTAAACGGCCTTACCGGTGCAGAGGCTGAAAAACTTTTAGAAGAGGCAGGTATTACGGTCAACAAAAATGCTATACCTTTTGACCCACGTCCTCCAAGGATTACCAGCGGGATCAGGATAGGAACCCCAGCGATTACTACCAGAGGATTAAAGGAAAAAGAAGTAGAAGAGGTGGCTCACTACATGTGTGCTGTTTTGAAAAATCCAGATAAAAAAGGATTGCGTAAAGAGATAAGGCAAAAAATAAGAGAGATTTGCGAAAGGTTCCCTTTTTACAAGAGGTAAGATCTTATGGAACGTCCAAGCTGGCATGAATATTTTATGCTTATAGCAAAGATGGTTGCACTAAGGTCCGGATGTAATTCCAGACCTACAGGCGCGGTGATAGTAAAAGACAAAAGAATTTTAGCTACCGGATACAACGGCCCCATGCCTGGGGCTTGGCATTGTACAGATAAAGGACCTACCTATTGTTTTAGAAGAGAAAAGGGGATTCCAGACATAGATAAATATAATTTCTGTAGGGCTACTCATGCTGAGGCTAACGCGATCGCTCAGGCCGCAAGATTTGGAATTCCAGTAGAAGGAGCCAGTCTTTACTGTACGCTTGCTCCTTGTTATGTTTGTCTAAAATTAATCGCCTCTGCTGGAATCAAAGAAGTCTACTATGAATATGACTACGAAAGCAGAGATTTTGAAAGGGACCTTTTTTGGAAAGAGGCTATAAAGGAAGCAGGGATCAAAGTTTTTAAACAAATTGTGGTATCCGAAGAAACTATGAAAGCTCTTTCAACCATCCTACCCTACCCTACCTCTCAAAGAAGACTCCCTCCTACAGAATAAAGCTTTACTTTTTCAACTCTTTCTGTTGATTTTTGCCTTAAAAAGTCTTATTTTTTTGTATAAAAAGAACTTTTTGTATAAAAAGGAAACCGGAGGGTAAGTTTATGTCTAAGGATTATTATGAGATCCTTGGAGTTCCAAGAAATGCTACGCAAGAAGAGATTAAAAAGGCCTATCGTAAACTGGCCATGAAATATCATCCTGACAGAAACAAAGGCAACAAAGAAGCAGAGGAAAAGTTTAAAGAAATAAACGAAGCCTATGCAGTTTTGTCAGACCCTGAAAAAAGAAAGCTTTATGACCTTTATGGGTCAACAGAATTCCAGAGAAGATATACGCAAGAAGACATCTTTAGAGATTTCGATTTCGAGACCATCTTTAGAGATATAGGAATTGACTTAGGCGGATTTTTTAAGAAAAACAAGAGGGGAGGTAGAACATTTATTTTTGACTTAGGGGACATTTTTAGCAACCTCTTTGGAACCCACTTTGGAGGAGAAGAAGACTTTAGCCCATTTGGCGAGGTTTATGAAACCATACAATTAGACCTTCCTCTTACTACCGATGAGATTATAAAAGGTGGGGAAAAAGAAGTTATTCTTCCAGGAACTTATGAAACCATAAAGATCAAAATACCTCAAAATGTAAAAGATGGACAAATCCTTAGGGTAAAAAAGAAATCAGGGAAAACCACAAAGGAATATCTTTTTAGAGTAAAAATAATACCTTCTTCAGGCTATAAGGTTGAAGACAGTAACCTTATCATAGAAAAAGAACTTCCTGTGAGCAGTTTTTTCTTGGGCGATGAGGTAGAAATCCAAACCCCTGAAGGAAGAAAGGTTAAAGCCAAAGTTCCACCTTTAACCAAACCTGGAGCTAAACTAAGACTCAAAGGGTTAGGCCTCCCCATCACTGGAGAAAAACGAGGGGATCTTTATGTGGTTTTAGTTCCTAAAATACCAAAAGCTCTTACTGAAGAGCAAAAAAAATTAATAGAAAAACTAAAAACCTTAGGGCTTTAATTCTTTGTTGACAAACCTTTTAAAAGTTTTAAAATTTGGATTAGCCATTAACTTCTCTAAAACATCCTTAAAAGGGGTTTCCTATGGTCAAAGATATTATGAGTAAAGCCCTTCCCACTGAAACCAAAGGCGTAAGGGTACTTTTTGGAGAATTTGTAAACATAGATTATCTTTATTCTTATTTAGGAACTATTATTTATGCTGAATCAGGGATGCAAAATATTTTTATTTTAGAAAACAAGTTTTGGGGTAGGATGCTTTTTATTAACAACAACCTTCAGTTTACTTCAAGAGACGAGTTTATCTACCATGAATCTTTGGTACATATCCCTGTTCAATCCACCCCTGAAGGTAGTATTAAGAAAGTTTTAATTTGTGGTGGAGGAGACTACGGGGCAGCAAGAGAACTTTTGAAATATCCAGAGATAGAAGAAGTGGTTATCGTAGACATAGACCCTAAAATACCTAAGTTAGTAGAAGAATACTTCCCTGAGCTTTTACCTGAAGATCCAAAGGACCCAAGGCTTAAACTGATAGTAGAAGATGCTTTTGTTATGGTGCAAAAATATTTAGATGAGGGGAAGGCCTTTGATTTGGTAATCATAGATTCTACAGACCCTGATATAAGTGACACAGGTATTACGCAGGAGCTTTCTCATGCCCTGTTTGGAGTAAAATTTCATCAGATGCTTTATGAGCTTTGTCCTAAAGGAGTTGTTGTACAACAATGTGGGACTCCGTTTACGATGAAAAACATTTTTACAGAAACTTATAAAACCTTCATAAACGTTTATCCTGCAAAAGAGGTGTTTTGCTATAGAAGCAATGTACCATCCTTTGGTAGTGATAATGCTTTTATCATGAGATGCCCTTATCCTAACCCAGAAATTCCAAAATGGAAAGAATTACCAAATGTATACTTTTATTCTCATGAAATACATCGTTCAGCCTTTGGTCTTCCTAAATTTTGGAGGGAGGCCTTAGCGGTATGAAGGTCTTAGGGGTGTTAGGTTCGCCTCACAAAAACGGTGGGTCTGCTCAGCTTTTACTTGCTGCCTTAAAAGGGGCAGAAAGAGAAGGAGCTAAAACTGAGCTGGTCAGTGTTTACGACGGAGAAATAAAACCTTGTATAGGATGTATCCATGACGAAGAGCCTAACTGTAAGTTTCCTTGCATATTTGAAGACTATGGAAAAATCATTTTAGAAAAAATCTATGAAGCAGACGGTATTATCTTTTCTACCCCGATTTATTGGTTTGCACCTTCTGGGCAGTTAAAAAACCTGATAGACCGCATGACTTGTCTTGAAAACATGGTCTCCTACGGAGAACCAAGTTATCTCGAAGGAAAAGTAGTAGGTGCTATAGCTGTAGGGGCAGACGAAGGGGGAGCCTGGACAGGAGGTTATATCATTACTACCATGACCTCAATGGGGGCTATCATTCCCCCCTGGGGTATTGCTTACTCACATAAGGCAGACAGAGCTATTTATGATGATAAAGCCTTGATGGATGCGATAAACATCGGTATCTTAACCACAAGAACTATAGCAAGACTTAAAGGGATCCCTACAGATTTAACCTTTGTTTATAACAAAGATCTTCTTGAAAACATCAGAAAGGAAGTTATCGTAAGTTTAAATTTTATAAACACAGGAAAGGAAGGCTATGGAAAAAGACAAGCTAAAAGAAGCAGTATTTAAGGCTATTTTTGATAGAAGAAGTATAAGAAAGTATTTAGACCAAAAACCTGACAAGAAATTAATTTATAAGCTGTTAGAAGCAGGTATATGGGCTCCTTCTGGGTTAAATAACCAACCTTGGAGGTTTGTAATAGTCTGGTCTGAAGAAATTAAACAAAAGCTGGCAGCCTTAACCAGATATCATGAAATCATCAAAAAGGCTCCGGTTTTAATTGGCGTGTTTTTAGATAAAGACAGGATGTACCACCAGATAAAAGACCATCAATCTGCAGGGGCTTGTATCCAAAACATCCTGCTTGCAGCTCATGCCTCTGGTCTTGGGGCCTGTTGGTTAGGTGAAATCTTAAAAAACGAAGAAAAAGTAAAAGAGGTCCTCTCCTTACCTAAGGAGAAATACGAACTTGCAGCTTTTATCGCTTTAGGATATCCAGATGATCAAAGTAAAAGGACCTCCAGACAACCTTTAGAAAACTTTATCATCAAAGAGATTTAAAAGACTAAGCA
Above is a genomic segment from Thermodesulfobacterium commune DSM 2178 containing:
- a CDS encoding spermine/spermidine synthase domain-containing protein encodes the protein MVKDIMSKALPTETKGVRVLFGEFVNIDYLYSYLGTIIYAESGMQNIFILENKFWGRMLFINNNLQFTSRDEFIYHESLVHIPVQSTPEGSIKKVLICGGGDYGAARELLKYPEIEEVVIVDIDPKIPKLVEEYFPELLPEDPKDPRLKLIVEDAFVMVQKYLDEGKAFDLVIIDSTDPDISDTGITQELSHALFGVKFHQMLYELCPKGVVVQQCGTPFTMKNIFTETYKTFINVYPAKEVFCYRSNVPSFGSDNAFIMRCPYPNPEIPKWKELPNVYFYSHEIHRSAFGLPKFWREALAV
- a CDS encoding flavodoxin family protein; the encoded protein is MKVLGVLGSPHKNGGSAQLLLAALKGAEREGAKTELVSVYDGEIKPCIGCIHDEEPNCKFPCIFEDYGKIILEKIYEADGIIFSTPIYWFAPSGQLKNLIDRMTCLENMVSYGEPSYLEGKVVGAIAVGADEGGAWTGGYIITTMTSMGAIIPPWGIAYSHKADRAIYDDKALMDAINIGILTTRTIARLKGIPTDLTFVYNKDLLENIRKEVIVSLNFINTGKEGYGKRQAKRSSI
- a CDS encoding nitroreductase family protein translates to MEKDKLKEAVFKAIFDRRSIRKYLDQKPDKKLIYKLLEAGIWAPSGLNNQPWRFVIVWSEEIKQKLAALTRYHEIIKKAPVLIGVFLDKDRMYHQIKDHQSAGACIQNILLAAHASGLGACWLGEILKNEEKVKEVLSLPKEKYELAAFIALGYPDDQSKRTSRQPLENFIIKEI